Part of the Candidatus Moraniibacteriota bacterium genome is shown below.
CCTGCCCCCACACGAGCGGGTAGCGAAGCGAAAAATCCTGCGCCATACGCACCATCGTGTCGTACACCGCCGTGTCGCCATGCGGGTGATATTTTCCCAGAACTTCTCCAACAACCGTTGCCGACTTGCGAAACTTCGCGCTCGCTTTGAGTCCCGTAGACCACATGGAGTAGAGAATGCGACGATGCACCGGTTTCAAACCATCGCGCACATCGGGAAGCGCACGCGACACGATGACACTCATCGCATAATCAAGATACGACTTTCGCACCTCATCCGTAATTGGCTGAATATGAATATTCTCTTCCGGCGTCACCAAACTTTCAACAGCATTTTTTTTCATAAAAGAATGTCAGAACGTATTTTCAGAGATTTCCAAAACAATACCAATTGAAGAAGTACAAAAGTATACTTCTTGCACTGTTTTTTGGGAAAAATTGTTTTTTGCGACTTTCCCATCTATCGACAGGCAGATAGGCACAATTGCAAGACAAACAAAAAACAATTCTTCCCAAAAAACGCCCTTCTCACCAAGCTTTTACTCCAAGAACACTGCGACACATACCTACTGATTTGCATCAACCGCCGAGTGCTCAGTCGGCGCAACAGGTGTGGTGTCACTACCCTTTGTTGGCGACACATCTACCGGTGCGCTTCCAGCAGCGGTGTCTATTGTGTCAGTAGCATCACCGCTCGTCACTGCCGCCGCACTCCCCGGAAGAAAATCCGATGTCTCCGGAGACGAAGGACGCGTCGCCTCACTCGGAGATTGCTCCACCACACCTTCTTTGAGCGTTTTCCCTGCCTTCAAAAGGTCTTCCAGGGAAACCGGCGCAGATTCCTGGATATTCCGAGCATTTTCCCGAACAGCATCCACAGCACCACCTGCATCGTTTTTGAGGAGAGTGCCAAAAGATGCCTGCAAGGAAAATGCCCAGAGTGCCACAACAAACACGAAGGAAATCCCAACTGAGAAGAACAAGTATCGAACACGAACCGTTTCCGGCTTCTGCCGTATGCGTTCAAAAACCGAAGCAAAAGAAATCATACTCGTTTGTATATTTGCTAAGAGCCTGTTAAAAAAGTATCAAAAAGGCATACTTTTCGCACTGTTTTTCTTGACAAACTCTAAGCCTGACACCCTCATTTATACCCGAAACAAGCCTCAAAGAAAAAGCCCCTCCCAGAAACTCCCAATGGAAACACTCTCACGCCCGCTCAAACAGTACCACCTCCATACTCTTTCCATCGAGATCCTTTTTCTTGAGTGTCAGTTTGGAAACAGCTCCCTCCGGACAATTCCCGATTTCCTTGCAAAATGCCTGTTCATCATCGCTGTCGGTATCAAATCCCGGGAAACGGTAGTGCGTCGGAACAACTATCGCCGGCTCTATTTTCCGCACCAATTCATCAATGCGCTGCACCGCCAAAGTGTCCTTGTTGCCTACTGGAACAAACAAGATATCCACATGTCCAATCTTCTCTATAATACTCGATGAAAGCTCATGACCCAAGGCGCCCAAATGGCACAGAGTCATATCCTCGCTCTGCAAGACGAATATTGTGTTCTTCCCACGCAGTGCGCCCGATTCCTCATCGCGAAACGACGGAAACCCGAGTACCGATATCCCACGCACATCATATTCACCCGGAGAATCCAGAAGTACCGTGTCGCCAGCACTATCGCGATCCTTCTCGCTCATATGTGTCTTCAGTG
Proteins encoded:
- a CDS encoding MBL fold metallo-hydrolase, producing MNIQYYGDFCFKITTKPGGRATDDVVVVIDLCEKDSGLRAPQGQVDVTLKTHMSEKDRDSAGDTVLLDSPGEYDVRGISVLGFPSFRDEESGALRGKNTIFVLQSEDMTLCHLGALGHELSSSIIEKIGHVDILFVPVGNKDTLAVQRIDELVRKIEPAIVVPTHYRFPGFDTDSDDEQAFCKEIGNCPEGAVSKLTLKKKDLDGKSMEVVLFERA